The following proteins are co-located in the Takifugu flavidus isolate HTHZ2018 chromosome 16, ASM371156v2, whole genome shotgun sequence genome:
- the ngb gene encoding neuroglobin, whose protein sequence is MEKLSSKDKELIRGSWDSLGKNKVPHGVIMFSRLFELDPELLSLFHYTTNCGSTQDCLSSPEFLEHVTKVMLVIDAAVSHLDDLHSLEDFLLNLGRKHQAVGVNPQSFATVGESLLYMLQCSLGQAYTASLRQAWLNMYSVVVAAMSRGWAKNGEDKAD, encoded by the exons ATGGAGAAGCTGTCAAGCAAAGACAAGGAGCTGATACGAGGCAGCTGGGACAGCCTGGGCAAGAACAAAGTTCCCCATGGCGTCATCATGTTTTCCAG GCTGTTTGAGCTGGACCCTGAGCTCCTCAGCCTTTTCCACTACACTACAAACTGTGGCTCCACACAAGACTGCCTCTCTAGCCCGGAGTTCCTGGAACATGTGACCAAG GTGATGCTTGTGATCGATGCTGCGGTCAGCCACCTGGACGACCTTCACTCCCTGGAGGACTTTTTGCTCAACCTGGGGCGAAAGCATCAGGCAGTGGGAGTCAACCCGCAGTCGTTTGCC ACTGTGGGTGAGTCCCTTCTCTACATGCTGCAGTGTAGTCTGGGCCAGGCCTACACAGCATCCCTGCGGCAAGCCTGGCTCAACATGTACAGCGTTGTGGTAGCAGCCATGAGCCGAGGGTGGGCCAAAAACGGCGAGGACAAGGCTGACTGA
- the tmem63c gene encoding calcium permeable stress-gated cation channel 1 isoform X1, with protein sequence MHTQQHPYPQHTAAIGIHQVIVVLRTVNRVLVPVLMAHSDQFVMTAPPVEEREPDLFGFLDSVGEENSTAERCYHSHSRSSVLQGLPFGGVPTVLIINVVLWMFLLLIFSCLRKAAWDYGRLALLMENDSLTSLFYGEPSEKEKSPSESSPSDSEMKDMGFCSWLSSLYHMKDEEIRSKCGIDAVTYLSFQRHVILLMTVFCLLSLTVILPVNFSGKLQGDSPVNFGRTTLANVSAEDNFLWLHSIFAMVYFIITLLCMAHHSARLEYREDERVARTLMITSIPREISDPGLITKHFHEAYPSCTVTDIRFGFDVHKLMRLDSERRKAMKGRLYFATKAQKDGKILIKTHPCAQIFCCDICGFEKVDAEQYYSELEEKWTDEFNAEKNRVSMKRLGVAFVTFRDERMTAVIVKDYTCVSCRRRPQQSSVTTVVQSHKWGVSYAPAPSDIIWENLSVCGSRWWLRCVLLNILLFLLLFFLTTPAIIVNTMDKFNVTRPVESLRSPVITQFLPTLLLWAMSVLLPFIVYYSAFFESHWTRSGENQVTMHKCFLLLIFMVIILPSLGLTSLDLFFTWLFDINFLDEKDVKFQCVFLPDNGAFFVNYVITSSLIGTSMELLRIPALSVYTLRLCFAKSQAERIHIKRSQAYEFQFGLEYAWTMCIFAVSVTYSITCPIITPFGLLYVILKHMVDRYNMYYAYVPTKLSQRIHRAAISQVMVAPVLCMFWLLFFSVLRLGLLHPITLFNSVSLLASIALCLVGLCLRKQPHKSMSYQMSGQPAEGTFTDADRSTAPSTTASNLFVASVLLEPELALTPMPSPAHHGYGAMARSRSSSHGRVEDIECEDEHSQTHETELQEPMGPECSSPLMDSPVKYQ encoded by the exons atgcacacgcagcAGCATCCTTATCCCCAGCACACAGCAGCCATTGGGATCCACCAGGTGATCGTCGTTCTCCGGACTGTGAATCGG GTCCTGGTCCCCGTGCTAATGGCGCATTCTGACCAGTTTGTgatgacagcgccccctgtggaggagagggagcctgATTTGTTTGGCTTCCTGGACTCTGTGGGGGAGGAGAACAGCACGGCGGAGAGATGCTACCACTCGCACTCTCGCAGCAGCGTCCTGCAGGGTCTGCCGTTCGGAGGGGTGCCAACCGTCCTCATCATCAACGTGGTGCTCTGGatg TTCTTGCTGCTCATCTTCTCCTGTCTGAGAAAGGCTGCGTGGGACTATGGCCGCCTTGCTCTGCTGATGGAAAATGACAG TCTGACATCCCTGTTTTATGGGGAACCGAGTGAGAAAGAGAAATCTCCCTCTGAGTCCAGCCCTTCAGATTCCGAGATGAAGGATATG GGCTTCTGTTCATGGCTTTCATCACTTTACCATATGAA GGATGAAGAGATCCGCAGCAAGTGCGGCATCGATGCCGTCACCTACCTGTCTTTCCAGCGCCACGTCATCTTGCTCATGACTGTGTTCTGCCTGCTATCTTTAACCGTGATCCTGCCGGTCAACTTTTCCGGGAAACTTCAGG GCGACAGTCCCGTAAACTTTGGAAGAACAACACTGGCCAACGTTAGCGCTGA GGACAACTTTCTGTGGCTCCACAGCATCTTTGCCATGGTCTACTTCATCATCACGTTGCTGTGCATGGCCCATCACTCTGCGCGGCTGGAGTACAGAGAGGACGAGCGG GTAGCCAGGACGCTGATGATAACCTCCATACCAAGAGAGATTTCCGACCCAGGACTCATCACCAAACACTTCCA CGAGGCCTACCCCAGCTGCACCGTCACCGACATCCGTTTCGGCTTCGACGTCCACAAGCTGATGAGGCTAGACTCGGAGAG GCGGAAGGCAATGAAAGGAAGACTGTATTTCGCCACGAAGGCTCAAAAGGACGGGAAGATCTTAATCAAGACTCATCCGTGCGCACAGATATTCTGCTGCGACATCTGCGGCTTTGAAAAG GTAGATGCAGAACAGTACTACAGCGAGTTAGAGGAAAAATGGACGGATGAGTTTAATGCAGAGAAGAACAGGGTCTCCATGAAGAGGCTGGGCGTCGCTTTTGTGACGTTCCGTGATGAGAGGATGACCGCTGT CATTGTGAAAGACTACACCTGTGTGAGCTGCCGGCGCAGGCCTCAACAGTCAAGCGTCACCACTGTAGTCCAGTCGCATAAATGGGGGGTCAGCTATGCACCTGCTCCCAGTGACATCATCTG GGAAAACCTGTCAGTGTGCGGATCTCGCTGGTGGCTGCGCTGCGTTCTCCTCAacatcctgctcttcctgctgctcttcttcctcaccaCCCCCGCCATCATTGTCAACACAATGGACAAGTTCAATGTCACTCGGCCTGTGGAGAGTTTGCGG AGCCCAGTTATTACCCAGTTCTTGCCAACCCTTCTGCTGTGGGCGATGTCGGTGCTCCTGCCCTTCATCGTCTACTACTCCGCCTTCTTTGAATCCCACTGGACCAG GTCTGGAGAGAATCAAGTAACAATGCACAAGTGTTTCTTACTGCTGATCTTCATGGTCATCATTCTGCCCTCGCTTGGTCTGACCAG CCTGGATTTGTTCTTCACGTGGCTCTTTGATATCAACTTCCTAGATGAGAAGGATGTCAAATTCCA gtgtgtgtttcttcctgACAACGGTGCTTTTTTTGTAAACTACGTGATCACATCCAGCCTGATCGGCACCTCTATGGAGCTGCTCCGCATCCCGGCGCTGTCGGTGTACACGCTCCGCCTCTGCTTTGCCAAGTCCCAAGCTGAACGCATTCACATAAAGCGG AGCCAAGCCTATGAGTTCCAGTTTGGCCTGGAGTACGCCTGGACCATGTGCATCTTTGCCGTCAGTGTGACCTACAGCATCACATGTCCCATTATTACACCGTTTG GTCTGCTCTATGTGATCCTCAAACATATGGTCGACCGATACAACATGTACTACGCGTACGTCCCCACCAAACTCAGCCAGCGCATCCACAGAGCGGCCATCAGCCAGGTGATGGTGGCTCCCGTCCTCTGCATGTTCTGGCTACTCTTCTTCTCCGTGCTCCGATTAG GGCTGCTGCATCCCATCACCCTCTTCAACTCCGTTTCCCTGCTGGCCTCGATTGCGTTGTGTCTCGTCGGCCTGTGCCTTAGAAAACAACCCCACAAGTCAATGAGCTACCAG atgTCTGGTCAGCCGGCAGAGGGGACATTCACCGATGCAGACAGGAGCACCGCGCCATCAACCACTGCCTCCAAT TTGTTTGTGGCTTCTGTGCTGCTGGAACCAGAGCTGGCTTTGACCCCTATGCCCTCCCCGGCTCACCACGGTTACGGCGCCATGGCCAGATCACGGAGTTCCAGCCATGGCCGGGTGGAGGACATCGAGTGCGAGGATGAACACTCCCAGACCCATGAGACTGAGCTCCAAGAGCCTATGGGCCCCGAATGCTCCAGTCCGCTGATGGACAGCCCTGTCAAATACCAGTAA
- the tmem63c gene encoding calcium permeable stress-gated cation channel 1 isoform X2 — MAHSDQFVMTAPPVEEREPDLFGFLDSVGEENSTAERCYHSHSRSSVLQGLPFGGVPTVLIINVVLWMFLLLIFSCLRKAAWDYGRLALLMENDSLTSLFYGEPSEKEKSPSESSPSDSEMKDMGFCSWLSSLYHMKDEEIRSKCGIDAVTYLSFQRHVILLMTVFCLLSLTVILPVNFSGKLQGDSPVNFGRTTLANVSAEDNFLWLHSIFAMVYFIITLLCMAHHSARLEYREDERVARTLMITSIPREISDPGLITKHFHEAYPSCTVTDIRFGFDVHKLMRLDSERRKAMKGRLYFATKAQKDGKILIKTHPCAQIFCCDICGFEKVDAEQYYSELEEKWTDEFNAEKNRVSMKRLGVAFVTFRDERMTAVIVKDYTCVSCRRRPQQSSVTTVVQSHKWGVSYAPAPSDIIWENLSVCGSRWWLRCVLLNILLFLLLFFLTTPAIIVNTMDKFNVTRPVESLRSPVITQFLPTLLLWAMSVLLPFIVYYSAFFESHWTRSGENQVTMHKCFLLLIFMVIILPSLGLTSLDLFFTWLFDINFLDEKDVKFQCVFLPDNGAFFVNYVITSSLIGTSMELLRIPALSVYTLRLCFAKSQAERIHIKRSQAYEFQFGLEYAWTMCIFAVSVTYSITCPIITPFGLLYVILKHMVDRYNMYYAYVPTKLSQRIHRAAISQVMVAPVLCMFWLLFFSVLRLGLLHPITLFNSVSLLASIALCLVGLCLRKQPHKSMSYQMSGQPAEGTFTDADRSTAPSTTASNLFVASVLLEPELALTPMPSPAHHGYGAMARSRSSSHGRVEDIECEDEHSQTHETELQEPMGPECSSPLMDSPVKYQ, encoded by the exons ATGGCGCATTCTGACCAGTTTGTgatgacagcgccccctgtggaggagagggagcctgATTTGTTTGGCTTCCTGGACTCTGTGGGGGAGGAGAACAGCACGGCGGAGAGATGCTACCACTCGCACTCTCGCAGCAGCGTCCTGCAGGGTCTGCCGTTCGGAGGGGTGCCAACCGTCCTCATCATCAACGTGGTGCTCTGGatg TTCTTGCTGCTCATCTTCTCCTGTCTGAGAAAGGCTGCGTGGGACTATGGCCGCCTTGCTCTGCTGATGGAAAATGACAG TCTGACATCCCTGTTTTATGGGGAACCGAGTGAGAAAGAGAAATCTCCCTCTGAGTCCAGCCCTTCAGATTCCGAGATGAAGGATATG GGCTTCTGTTCATGGCTTTCATCACTTTACCATATGAA GGATGAAGAGATCCGCAGCAAGTGCGGCATCGATGCCGTCACCTACCTGTCTTTCCAGCGCCACGTCATCTTGCTCATGACTGTGTTCTGCCTGCTATCTTTAACCGTGATCCTGCCGGTCAACTTTTCCGGGAAACTTCAGG GCGACAGTCCCGTAAACTTTGGAAGAACAACACTGGCCAACGTTAGCGCTGA GGACAACTTTCTGTGGCTCCACAGCATCTTTGCCATGGTCTACTTCATCATCACGTTGCTGTGCATGGCCCATCACTCTGCGCGGCTGGAGTACAGAGAGGACGAGCGG GTAGCCAGGACGCTGATGATAACCTCCATACCAAGAGAGATTTCCGACCCAGGACTCATCACCAAACACTTCCA CGAGGCCTACCCCAGCTGCACCGTCACCGACATCCGTTTCGGCTTCGACGTCCACAAGCTGATGAGGCTAGACTCGGAGAG GCGGAAGGCAATGAAAGGAAGACTGTATTTCGCCACGAAGGCTCAAAAGGACGGGAAGATCTTAATCAAGACTCATCCGTGCGCACAGATATTCTGCTGCGACATCTGCGGCTTTGAAAAG GTAGATGCAGAACAGTACTACAGCGAGTTAGAGGAAAAATGGACGGATGAGTTTAATGCAGAGAAGAACAGGGTCTCCATGAAGAGGCTGGGCGTCGCTTTTGTGACGTTCCGTGATGAGAGGATGACCGCTGT CATTGTGAAAGACTACACCTGTGTGAGCTGCCGGCGCAGGCCTCAACAGTCAAGCGTCACCACTGTAGTCCAGTCGCATAAATGGGGGGTCAGCTATGCACCTGCTCCCAGTGACATCATCTG GGAAAACCTGTCAGTGTGCGGATCTCGCTGGTGGCTGCGCTGCGTTCTCCTCAacatcctgctcttcctgctgctcttcttcctcaccaCCCCCGCCATCATTGTCAACACAATGGACAAGTTCAATGTCACTCGGCCTGTGGAGAGTTTGCGG AGCCCAGTTATTACCCAGTTCTTGCCAACCCTTCTGCTGTGGGCGATGTCGGTGCTCCTGCCCTTCATCGTCTACTACTCCGCCTTCTTTGAATCCCACTGGACCAG GTCTGGAGAGAATCAAGTAACAATGCACAAGTGTTTCTTACTGCTGATCTTCATGGTCATCATTCTGCCCTCGCTTGGTCTGACCAG CCTGGATTTGTTCTTCACGTGGCTCTTTGATATCAACTTCCTAGATGAGAAGGATGTCAAATTCCA gtgtgtgtttcttcctgACAACGGTGCTTTTTTTGTAAACTACGTGATCACATCCAGCCTGATCGGCACCTCTATGGAGCTGCTCCGCATCCCGGCGCTGTCGGTGTACACGCTCCGCCTCTGCTTTGCCAAGTCCCAAGCTGAACGCATTCACATAAAGCGG AGCCAAGCCTATGAGTTCCAGTTTGGCCTGGAGTACGCCTGGACCATGTGCATCTTTGCCGTCAGTGTGACCTACAGCATCACATGTCCCATTATTACACCGTTTG GTCTGCTCTATGTGATCCTCAAACATATGGTCGACCGATACAACATGTACTACGCGTACGTCCCCACCAAACTCAGCCAGCGCATCCACAGAGCGGCCATCAGCCAGGTGATGGTGGCTCCCGTCCTCTGCATGTTCTGGCTACTCTTCTTCTCCGTGCTCCGATTAG GGCTGCTGCATCCCATCACCCTCTTCAACTCCGTTTCCCTGCTGGCCTCGATTGCGTTGTGTCTCGTCGGCCTGTGCCTTAGAAAACAACCCCACAAGTCAATGAGCTACCAG atgTCTGGTCAGCCGGCAGAGGGGACATTCACCGATGCAGACAGGAGCACCGCGCCATCAACCACTGCCTCCAAT TTGTTTGTGGCTTCTGTGCTGCTGGAACCAGAGCTGGCTTTGACCCCTATGCCCTCCCCGGCTCACCACGGTTACGGCGCCATGGCCAGATCACGGAGTTCCAGCCATGGCCGGGTGGAGGACATCGAGTGCGAGGATGAACACTCCCAGACCCATGAGACTGAGCTCCAAGAGCCTATGGGCCCCGAATGCTCCAGTCCGCTGATGGACAGCCCTGTCAAATACCAGTAA
- the zdhhc22 gene encoding palmitoyltransferase ZDHHC22 isoform X2, whose translation MFTRMLKLRLLNVVAPVYFFTATAVTFVFHFCFFVPTIFPVPDAPLWASTTLHTALFLFSMFNALGNYIMTIRYPAASAGDSTVPVCSPHCSDKVDAHYLLNDRHFCKLCRKVILKRDHHCFFTGNCIGQKNMRYFIMFCIHTSCTCMYSLVLGVAFLTMEYSISFEDPLTFLTLLPLSTGYFFMGTISGLQLFLVLMLYVWLGIGLVCAGFCCQQVLLVARGQTWCQMQQGRLQEIQSPWQNNLKDVFGTRWILGLILPVQTVETCSEEKQD comes from the exons ATGTTCACCAGGATGCTAAAGCTGAGGCTCCTCAACGTCGTGGCCCCCGTCTACTTCTTCACGGCCACGGCGGTCACCTTCGTTTTCCACTTCTGCTTCTTCGTCCCCACCATCTTTCCCGTGCCGGACGCCCCTCTCTGGGCCTCGACCACCCTCCACACggccctcttcctcttctccatgTTCAACGCTCTGGGGAACTACATCATGACCATCAGATATCCCGCAGCCAGCGCGGGCGACAGCACCGTCCCCGTGTGCTCGCCGCACTGCTCGGACAAAGTGGACGCGCATTACCTCCTCAACGACCGCCACTTCTGCAAACTGTGCCGTAAGGTGATTCTGAAGAGGGACCACCACTGCTTCTTCACTGGGAACTGCATCGGCCAGAAGAACATGCGCTACTTCATCATGTTCTGCATCCACACCTCCTGCACGTGCATGTACTCTCTGGTTCTCGGCGTGGCCTTTCTCACCATGGAGTACTCCATCTCCTTTGAGGACCCTCTgaccttcctcaccctccttcccctctccacCGGTTACTTCTTCATGG gAACGATCTCGggcctgcagctcttcctggtGCTGATGCTGTACGTGTGGCTCGGCATCGGTCTGGTCTGCGCCGGTTTCTGCtgccagcaggttctgctggtggCCCGTGGGCAGACCTGGTGCCAGATGCAGCAAGGGCGGCTGCAGGAGATCCAGAGCCCCTGGCAGAACAACCTCAAAGACGTTTTCGGCACCCGCTGGATCCTCGGCCTCATCTTGCCCGTGCAGACGGTGGAGACGTGCTCGGAGGAGAAACAGGACTGA
- the zdhhc22 gene encoding palmitoyltransferase ZDHHC22 isoform X1, producing MTVGSEEGCPPPPVFRASRRTEDLENEPACLPSNADMFTRMLKLRLLNVVAPVYFFTATAVTFVFHFCFFVPTIFPVPDAPLWASTTLHTALFLFSMFNALGNYIMTIRYPAASAGDSTVPVCSPHCSDKVDAHYLLNDRHFCKLCRKVILKRDHHCFFTGNCIGQKNMRYFIMFCIHTSCTCMYSLVLGVAFLTMEYSISFEDPLTFLTLLPLSTGYFFMGTISGLQLFLVLMLYVWLGIGLVCAGFCCQQVLLVARGQTWCQMQQGRLQEIQSPWQNNLKDVFGTRWILGLILPVQTVETCSEEKQD from the exons ATGACCGTCGGAAGTGAGGaaggatgccccccccctcccgtgttTCGCGCATCACGCAGAACAGAAGACCTGGAAAATG AACCCGCCTGTCTTCCCTCCAACGCCGACATGTTCACCAGGATGCTAAAGCTGAGGCTCCTCAACGTCGTGGCCCCCGTCTACTTCTTCACGGCCACGGCGGTCACCTTCGTTTTCCACTTCTGCTTCTTCGTCCCCACCATCTTTCCCGTGCCGGACGCCCCTCTCTGGGCCTCGACCACCCTCCACACggccctcttcctcttctccatgTTCAACGCTCTGGGGAACTACATCATGACCATCAGATATCCCGCAGCCAGCGCGGGCGACAGCACCGTCCCCGTGTGCTCGCCGCACTGCTCGGACAAAGTGGACGCGCATTACCTCCTCAACGACCGCCACTTCTGCAAACTGTGCCGTAAGGTGATTCTGAAGAGGGACCACCACTGCTTCTTCACTGGGAACTGCATCGGCCAGAAGAACATGCGCTACTTCATCATGTTCTGCATCCACACCTCCTGCACGTGCATGTACTCTCTGGTTCTCGGCGTGGCCTTTCTCACCATGGAGTACTCCATCTCCTTTGAGGACCCTCTgaccttcctcaccctccttcccctctccacCGGTTACTTCTTCATGG gAACGATCTCGggcctgcagctcttcctggtGCTGATGCTGTACGTGTGGCTCGGCATCGGTCTGGTCTGCGCCGGTTTCTGCtgccagcaggttctgctggtggCCCGTGGGCAGACCTGGTGCCAGATGCAGCAAGGGCGGCTGCAGGAGATCCAGAGCCCCTGGCAGAACAACCTCAAAGACGTTTTCGGCACCCGCTGGATCCTCGGCCTCATCTTGCCCGTGCAGACGGTGGAGACGTGCTCGGAGGAGAAACAGGACTGA